GCCTGATAGTGACCGCCCACCCCGGAGGAGAACCGGTGACCGCCCTGAATGCCGGGGAGGTATTGAATATCGGGTCCACCATGAAGCTCTTTATCCTCAGCGCCCTGGCCGACCGAATACACCGGGGCCAGGCCTCATGGGAAGACATTGTGGAACTCCGGCCCAAGCACCGCTCCCTTCCCTCGGGGTTTCTGCACACATGGTCCGAAGGAGCCCCCTTCACCCTCTACAGCCTGGCCGGGCTGATGATCAGTCAAAGCGATAACACCGCCACGGATATCCTCCTGGATTACCTTGGCCCCGAGGCTGTAGAAGAATACGCCATGACTCACTACGGAGTAACCGAAGCCAGCCTACCCATCCTGAGCACCCGGCAGCTATTCCAGCTAAAGGCGGATCACCGGGCCAGGGAGCGCTTCAAGGCAGCACCGACGGCAGCCCAGCGGAGACAGATAGCATCCCAGCTTGGGGGAGAGCTGCCTGATGCGTCGTCCATCTTTCCCGGGGGACGTCCCGTGGATGTGGGCTCTACGGGGTACCTGGGTACTACCGCATCCCTCCAGGCGGTTATGACTGATCTCTGGCTGGAGAATGAGGATGAACGGGTCCGGGAGATTTTATCTATCAACCCCGGGATCGCCTTGGATGAGCAGCGGGTTGCCCGGATAGGGTATAAGGGGGGATCCGAGCCCGGGGCAATAAACATGACCCTGGGGGTGGAAGCCAAGAATGGCCGCACCTACATCATCAGTGCGACCTGGAACAATCCCTCCCAGGGGCTCAATGAAAGCCGGTTCGTGGGACTGATCCAGGGCCTGGTGGATGTGCTTAGCGCAGTTGAATCACCCTAACAACACCTGCTCCTATTGCTGCAGGTGAACCGTTCTGGTGGGGAAGGCGAACTCCACGTTCAGGGTCCGGCAGGCCTCCAGAAGTTTTAGATTGATCTCCTGCTGGATGTCCATGTACTGGGCGTAGTCCGGAACCTCGACGTAGTACACGGTTTCGAAGTCCAGGGATGAACCGGCGAACCGGGCGAAGTGGCAGCGGTCGAAGCTGGCCTGGGGAATATCGTCGATAATGCTCTTGAGGGTTTTAGGGAGCTGCTCCAGGCGGTCCTTCGGGGTGCTGTACTCAACCCCGAAGGTGAAAACGATCCTCCGGCGTTTCATCTTCTTGAAGTTATGCACCTGGGTCTTGGTCAGGTCGGAGTTGGAAACCACCAATTCTTCCCCGGCCAGGGTGAGGATCCTGGTGGTTTTGATGCCCACCTTTTGCACGGTTCCCATTTTATCCCCGAACAGAATGAAATCTCCCACCTCGAAGGGGCGGTCGATGAGGATGACAAAGTAGTTAAACAGGTCTCCCAGAATACCCTGGGCAGCGATGGCTACGGCGATTCCCGAAACACCCAGTCCGGCAACGATGGCTGAGATGTTGAATCCCAGATTATCCAGAACAAAGATGAACCCCAGGCTCCAGATGAGCAGGGACAGGATTGCCCTGAGGGGCTTTAACCGGTTCGCTTCCTCCGGACCCCGGCGTTCCAGATACCGGCTCAGGACATTGCCCGCAGCAGCTACCAGGAGTCGCAGAACCAGAAATGCCGCAAGGAGGCCCAGACCAACCCGGATTCCCCCTTCAAGATCCTGGGGCAGGGTCAGCCTGGTGAGGGCGGCATAGATCAGACCGATGACAGCCAGGGGCCGGATGAGCCCCAGGGCTATCCCGGCCATGGAACCCAGCCCACTGTCATGGTTTTTTGGGGACTGTTTTATTGCCCATGAGAGCGCCCAAAGCACCAAGAGGCCGCCTAAAACCAGGCCGGCGGAAAGCAGATAGTCTAAAACGCTGTTATTAAAGAATTCCCGGGTGAGTACTGTGTTATCCATGGTAGTAGAAATACTGTTGCTGCTGGAAAAAGTCAAATCTTCCCGGGAAGCCGTAGAGAGTTCTTGGATCGTGCGCACTAAGATAGTTGTTAATCCCCGTCGGAATTCTGGTCCCGATCCTGGTCCGGGTCTTGGGGGTGGTACTGTTCGATGAGGGAACGGGTCTGGGGGTTTTCCAGCAGGCGTTTGACTGTTTGGGGATCACCCAGGATTTTGAACAGCTCGCTGCCTGCGTTCTCCACGAGTTGTTGTTCTTCCGGGGAGATTTCGATGGGGGGGAACTGTTCCGACCGGACGATTTGATCGATCCGGGATGAGAGGGTCCGGAACAGGGGTGAATCAATGAAGCTATCCAGCCAGGGGTGGTCGGAGCTGCGGGGCGGCTCGGGGGGACGGTGCTGTTCCAATTCGTCCAGGCTGCCGGTGATCCGGGTTTTTTCCTTGGTGTCGATGGAGAGCTCATTGATCTGGCGGCGCAGGGTGTCGATAATGCGGTTTTTATCCGCCAGTTCCCTGGAGTGAAGCCGTTCGGTGGTTTCGGTTTGATTCTTTAAGTAACGCATGTAGGTTCCCAACTCGTCTGCATCCGCCGAGAGCCGGTTCAGAATGGACGAGAGCCGTACAAGCATATCGTTGTCGGTGTAGTAGGGGTAGCGCACAACGTGATCGATTTCGCCCCATGCTTCCTCAAAGATGGTCCGGACCTGAATCTCTGCGATGTAGCGGCCTTTACCGGGATTGGATTCCACCAGGTAATGCACTGAGCGGTAGCCGTGGGGATGTTCCTGAATGCGGCACTGTTTTTCGGTGTAGTAGTCCAAGATCCGGGGGGAATCGCCGTGACGGTAGTAGGCCGTAGGGGCCTCGGCGAAGTTCCAGTGTTTCTGCAGGTATTCATGGATATTGATCCAATCCTCCTTAAACAGATGCAGGGCCCGGATACCGATAAGGTCTGTAACCTCCTGGGTGACATTTTCCGGGGTTATGTTCCGGGATGGATCCGCGATGGTCTTCCGGATGATTTTTTCGAGGAGATGGTCGGTTTCCTTGATTCGGTAGTTCAGGGAGTGAACCTTGGTGCACTTCAGCAGGCTGTCAACCACATACCGTCCCAGGGTGTGCAGCTCGGGTTTGATGGTTTCGTAGCTGCGGGCAATATCTTCCAGGGTCGACCAGCGTAGTCCGCTCCGGTCGAAGGCCAAGGGATCGATGTTGAATCGGCTGAAAAAATCTTCTTGGGCCACAATTTACTCCTTTATCTTCGGGGTGGGCGGGTATTACCCGGGCAGCCTTCACCGGACTGCCGAGTGCTGAGTGTTGAGTAGCAAAGGATTCTCAGGCTGTCCTCCCATTTTAAGATACAGCGATGCCGGGGAAAATGTTACAGTTCGGGGGAAATCTCGGGTCGGTTACCGAGATAACGCGGCTGTTTTTTCCTGGTAGTACGGGTAGTCGCCCTCAAAAACGGACATAGTGCCGCGGTCGATTTCGAAGACCCGGTTTGCAATCCGGGTTAAGAAGTAGCGGTCGTGGCTGACTAGGATTAGGGTGCCGTCAAATTCCTGGAGAGCCTCGAGCAGAACCTCGCGGCTTTCGATATCCAGGTGATTGGTGGGCTCATCCAATACCAAGAAGTTTACCGGTCTGGCGAGCATACAGGCAAGCATGACCCGGCTTTTTTCTCCCCCCGAGAGGACGCTGATCTTTTTCTCCGAATCGTCTCCGGAAAACTGAAAGGCCCCGAGGATGCTTTTGATGCTACCGATGGTTGCCAGGGGAAGGCGGTGCTGCACCTCTTCGAGGATAGTGTTTCCCGGCTCTAGTAGATCGCTGCTGTATTGGCTGAAATAGCCCATTTCCACGCTGCCGCCCAGGGTTACTACTCCGGAACTCGGCTCGGTTTGTCCCGAGATGACCTTCAGAAGGGTGGATTTTCCGGCACCGTTGATACCGGTCAGGGCGATTTTATCGCCCCGGGCTATAGTGGCCGAAATTCCGCCGAAGACCTGGAGCCGGCTGCCGTCCTCTTGGGGCCAGGATTTTTCCAGGTTCTCCAATACGACCACCTGGTCGCCGCTACGCTGTACCGGGGCAAAGCGGATTTTCATGGTTTTGGGATCCGGGGGGAGTTCTACCCGGTCGATTTTTTCGATGGTTTTAATGCGGCTCTGTACCTGGGCCGCATGGCTGGCCCTGGCGGCAAATCTGGCTATGAATTCCTCTTCCTTGGCAAGCATGGCTTGCTGGCGCTTGAATGTAGCCTCTAATTGTTCCCGTCGGATTTGACGTTCCGTGAGGTAGAAGTCGTAGTCTCCCGAGTAGGTAGTGATGGTGCCCTGGGCGATTTCAACGGTTCTGCTGCAGAGCCGGGTCATAAATTCCCGGTCATGGCTCGTCATGACGATGGTTCCGTCAAAGGTGTTGAGCCAGGATTCCAGCCAGACGATGGATTCCAGATCCAGGTGGTTGGTGGGTTCGTCCATAAGCAGTACGGTGGGATTCTGAAGGAGGATTTGGCCCAGGGCGATCCGCATCTTCCATCCCCCTGAGAAGGACTCCACGGGTTCATCCCAGCGGTTCCGGGAAAATCCCAAGCCGGTGAGGATGGTTTCCGCCTTGGTTTCTAGGTTGTATCCGTCCAGATTCAGGAACTCCTCCTGGAGCTCCCCGTAGCGGTCCATGTCTTTCTCGGAGAAGCCCTCCGGGTCGGCCATACGGTTTTCCAGGTCGGTCAGCTCCCGGGCTACCTGGCTTACCCGGCCGGCACCCCGGATGAGGGTTTCGAAGAGGCTGCCGCCCTGCATCTCTCCCGTCTCCTGGGAGAAGTATCCCAGATCCACCCCTGGATCCATGGTGATTGAACCGGAATCCGGTTTTTCCTGACCGGTTATAAGGCGAAAAACCGTAGATTTACCCGCCCCGTTAGGACCTACCAGGCCGATCCGGTCTCCCCGGCGTACTAATAGATCAGCCTTGGAAAAGAGAACCCGATCGCCGTGGACAACCGAAATCCCCGATAGATGTATCATGAGAGCCTCCCGCGGTGGGGAGTGTAGCGAGTTTTGGTACCTTGTAACAGCCCCCGGTGGGCCCGGGGGGCAGGACGGGAGCGGCTTCCGGGGTACTCAGGCGGTATCCTCCCGGGTTTGCTCTTGGACCAGGAGGGGGATATGCAGGCAGAACCGGGTGCCGCGGTGTTCTTCCTGCTGGATTTTCACCCGCCCTTGCACCGATTTGAGGCGGTCCCTCACGAGGCTGAGGCCCACACCCCGGCCTGCATGGAGATCCGCCTGCCCAGCGGTACTGAAGCCTGGGGAGAAGAGCAGCTTAAACAGGGAGGATGGGGTGTGAGGGCCATCGGAATCCCGCAACAGCCCCAGGGAAAGCGCTTTTTGGCGGATGGATTCGAGGTTCAAGCCCCGACCGTCATCCTCCAGGGTGATAATGCCATGGTCGTCGGTCCTGGTAATGGAAAGGCGGATGGTCCCCTGGCCGGGTTTTCCTGAGGAACTCCGCTGATCCGGGGGCTCAATGCCGTGATACACGGCGTTCCGTACCAGCTGGACGAGGATCTCCTTGAGTTCCCGGCGGGGGAGGTCTTCCAGGATATGGGGTTCCAGGGCGTCGATTTCAAGACGGACCTGTTTCCCCTGGGCGGATGCGGCTTTTTCAGCCACCTTTTCCAGGGTCTTAATGAGGACATGTTCCCCCTGGAGGTGGATCTCTCCGGATTTGAAGGACCGGATCTTGCCGATGAGGGTTTTGAATACATCCAGGGAACGGTAAATATCTTCCAGCTGGAGGGTGACTCGGAGGGTATCCTGAAAGGTGATGTCTGGGTTCTCCCGAAGATTGGCTATGTCCTGTTCAATGGTATGGAGTTTTTGGCCGAAATTCTGGAGTCCCAGGATAACCGCGTTGGATTTTATGGCGTGGACGCCCTGAAAGGTCTGTACCATGGCAGCCTGGGTCTGGGTGCGGGAGTCCTTGAGGATCTGATTGATCTGTTCAAGCTCGTAATCGGTATCCTGAATAAAGTCGTCGAAGACCCGGGGATCCACGTGGATGACCTCGAAGAGGGACTGCATCTCCTCCTGGCGCTTCGCCTCCTCTTCAGAGAGCTGGCGGGTAAGCTCGACCTCCCGGGTCTGGTCCTTGATCAGGCAGAGGATCTGCACCTGGCCGTCCTCCCGGTCCACCGGGGCGAAACTACATGCCAGAATCCTGGGTTCGCCGCCATGGGTGGGTTGGTAGGTGAATTCGTGGAGGGGATTGATGTCTAGGAGCATCTCCTCATCGAAGGAGCGCTGACGGACCATGTCGAAGTAATCCTGAACAGACTGTAGCTCCTTATCCTTGAGTGAGCTGGTCAGCAGACCGGGAAGACTCATGCCTGACAGGTCCGGAACATCCAGGATGCGGGCAGCAGAAGGGGAGTAGTTGGGTTGGATCTGGTATTCTTCGTTTATCAGGAAGATGCCGTCCTTCAGATTGTCTTTCATGGCGGTGATTTCGTCGCGTTCTACCTGTAGGCGCCGGTTCAACGCAGCCAACTGGATGTCCTTGTTCATTTTGGTGCGCTCGTAGACGATGGTGGAGGCGAAAATGAGGAGGTACACCCCAATGGCCCGGAGGGCGAATCCCGTCTGGAAATCCATCTGAGCCAGCCCGGGAAGGAGCACCGTCACCCCGAGGAATACACCCAGAAGGCCGGCCAACATGGATCCCCACTGCATACCCAAAACGAAAACGGCAATAATGGGAAAGGAGAATGCCCATAACACCCCCGACCCCTGGACCCCTCCCCCAAAGGTGAGAAACCCGCAGAGGAACATGTACGGCACGACGGTAAGAAATCCGGAAATGATGAAGGGCGCGCTGCTCCGGAGCAGGAAGAACCCCACCAGGGTGGTAAGCCCCATGGCGATGTCGAAGGCCGCTTGAATCCCCGCACCGGCCTGGAGGCTCTGATACCCGAAGAGGAAGAGCAGACTGCCGCCCAGAATGATGAGGGTATTGAGCATGATGTACCGGATTCTTCCGTCCATCGCCGAGGGGTCCCGGGGATCGAATTCTTTTCCGCTGGTAATAAGATTCACGAAGAGGTTTGTCTTGCGACTGGTCATGGTTCATCCCTTTTTTATCTGGTTTCTGGTATGGTAATCGGAACCCAATCCTGGGCTGGATTCCGGAAAGACCCCGGGTTGACGGACCGGATACTGCCGCCGTTCTATCCAACCGCCTCGATAGCCACGGAAAGGCAAAACGTATCCCCCGAGGGAAGACGGAAGGGAATGCAGATGATCCTGGTCTGCTCGGTGGGCCAGATAACCGAATGGTTGTTTCCCCGGACGATGGTCGGCAGGGAGATGACCAGCCGGAAGGATTCCTCCAGCCCGCGTTTGGCATTACCGGCGATAATATTTACCACCTCGCCGATGGCATCCACCACCTCGTCGTCCAGACCGGTGTGCTGCTGCCCCGTCAGGGTACTGGTAAGGGACAGGGCCAGGTTCAGCTTCATGGAGATAACCACCGCCCCCCGGGCCTCCCCGGTTAGCCCGATGACAGCGGAAATATCCCAATTGTTCGCCTCGCTGCGGTCGATGAAGTGGGGCCTGTCAGCCCGTACCTCGGTTTGGAGAAAATCTCGGAATACCGATTCGCAAACCTCAACGAAGGGTTGTATATATTTTTCCACATCGGACTCCTATTTCAGGTGTAGCTTTGCCAACTTCTGCTGGAAGGTCTTCTCGTTCACCGGCTTGATGATGTAATCCGTAGCCCCGTTTTTCAGGGCTTCAATGACGTTGTACCGGGCTGCCTCGCTGGTAATCATGATGATAGGCAGATCTTTATGGAGGGGATTCGAACGCGCCTGCTTCAGAAAATCCAAGCCCGACAGTTCGGGCATGTTCCAGTCCAGGAGAACCAGGTCGATGGCATTATTATCCAGCCGTACCAGGGCTTCCTTCCCCGTGGAGGCCTCGATAAACTCGCAGGGAATATTCATGGATAAAAAGGTGTTCTTAACAATGTTCCGCATGATCCGGGAATCATCCACAACCAGTACCGTTTTTGCGCCCATTATTCCTCCATTTCGTTCATTGTAATGCATAGGAATGGTTAATCAATAGGGGCGCCTCTAAAAAGGTAATATTTTCTCCATAGTGAGGCGGAACAAGTTGAGTTTTATTGGTCCCGCTCTTTCCCCGAGCCTAGGGCCGGGTGAGCTTAGAGAAGGCGCTCCGGGTTTGTACGGGTTCCTCCCCCGAGCCTAGGGCCCGGGCACCAATAGCGAGATCAGCATGATACCGGCGAACAGTATGATTACCCCCGAGCTTACTGCCTCAAGGATACCCAATACCCTGCCCGCCGGAGAGTGGCTCCGATGCAGCAGGGTTTGTAACTGCTGTCTGCCGGCTACCACGCCTACCGCCAGGGCTGACATGGCGATGAATCCCCCCAGGGAGACCCCCGCCACCAGGAAGACGCTGAATGCCAGGCTGCGGTTTGCAACCCCGTAGACCAGGATGGCGGTGGACACCGGGCAGGGAACGAGGGCTACACTCATAGCAAGCCCCAGGGGGGAGGACGGTCCGGCTGACCGGGGGGTATCCGGTTCCCCGTGGGAGTGGCCGGAATGGCCCCCTCTACCTTCCGGGAGGTGGTGGGGATGGGAATGATGATGATGCATGCTCGGCCTATGGTGGGAGATCCAATGGCCCAGGGTGAGAATCAGAATCAGGCTGTAACTGACCAGTTGGAGCCACCAAGAGGCCTCGTTCTGGAAGTTGGAAAACACCACCTGGAATACCACCGTGCCTAAGAAGACCACTACCCCGGCGGACAGGCTGTCCACCAGGTTGACCAGGGCGCTGTATGCGATGCCCTGGCGTAATCTGGCACGGTTTCCCAAAAAGTAGGAGACGGTGAATACCTTTCCGTGGCCGGGTCCGAGGATATGGATGATTCCAAACAACACTGCGGTGAGGAAGGCGGAGACTCCCGCGCCGATATCTGCTTCTTCCATGACCCGGCGGGTAAGGTCCGAGAGCCGGCTGTGTAATTCCCGGGAGGTGCGGCGGATCCAGGAGGCTGCAGCCTGGAAGGGGGAGGCCAGGGGTGCTGGGGTGGAGTTCAGCACCGGAGTCGGTGATTCCTGGGACGGCGATGAGCCAGGGGTCTTGGAATCACCGCGAAAAAAGGGATCCTGACCGAAGAGGGGCAGGGCCTGAAGGGACAGGAGGAGAAACAAGAGGATTGGAAGCCGGATCATGGCAGGATCCTGAACCGCAGAGATTGTACCGGCAGGCGGCCCCATTCGCCGAAGTCCCAGGTTTCGGTGGGAAGATAGGGCTGGATGCTTCGGCCCCGGGTGGAGATGGGGGTTTCCGAGGCGGTAAGCAGGAAGTCGGTGTAGTAGCTCTGGTCGATATTGGCGATGCGCAAGGCGGGCAGATCCTGCCAGGGGACTGGGGTGTCCAGAGTGAACTGGAAGACCAGGCGGCCCTGGGTGATACTGCTGGTGAAGGAGCGGGCTTCGGGGATGGAAAGCCGGCGGTTGTTTACAAAAATGAAGAAGAAGTAGCTCCGGGATACGAGGTGGCTGAACATCAGTTCCCGGACGACGGCTATTTCCTCGGGGTCAAGGGTCCCGTCTCCGTCTGCATCGGCATCAACCAGAACCGCCGAGGAGTAGTATTCATCAAAGGTCCATTCCACCCCCAGCTCGGCCAGGCCTGCGGAATTAAACCGGGGTGTTACCGCCGTATCGATCCAGATGTGGGGGTGGGAAAAGCCCAGAGCGGGCACCAGGATCAGCATCATCAGCAGGCCGAGGCGTTGGGTGTCCGGCTTTGTACTGGGGTGTTTTGACCTTCGGGGCATAGGGTTCCTTTCCGGTAATATCTTGTAGTATCTTAGCGGATTAATAAGGATTTATACAACCTGCCGGGGTGCCTTCATGAACATCATGGTCCGGAAGTTCGGCTCCGGCCCAGGGTCTCCGGTTTGACTAGATACTGTTGGGGTGATTCTCATGCCGTCCGCCAGGGGACAGCCAGCGCAACCCCGGCGGTGTCCGGTCACCCCGGGACCCCGAGCTTGCCCCGTTGTACCGGAGCTGCAAAACCGGACGCAGGGGGGCGGTCCGGTTTCGGGGGCTGGGCTTAGGGGCTGGCAGAGAATGGTACCCCGGTCTCGGGCGAACTGGAGCAGGCTGTTCAGGTCGCCGGGGCTGCAGTCCAGAGAGAGCTGGAGCTCCAGGTAGGTGGCCGGACGTCCCGGGGGCAGAACCCCCAGGAGATCGTGTAAACTCGGGGTGATCATGCCACATCCCGGGATGAGCTAGCCCCAGGGGTGTTCAGAGCACCCCTCCTCCGGCCGACCAGGTAGAAGGCCCCGTATATACCCGCCAAACTGAGGAGGGAAAGAAGGATGGCGATGATGCTTCCCCCCTCGGCGAGCTGATAAAAGAGGGTTGCGATGTTGTAGGCTAGGACGGTTAGGTAGACCACTGCGGCCCACCCGTATCCGGCTCCCATCTCCCGGACCATGGCACCCAGGGCTGCTGCACAGGGAAAGTAGATAAGGACGAAGAGCAGGTAGGCGTAGGCGCCTGCGGGGCTGAACCGGCTGGTCAGGGCCGCTGCGGTCGCTGCATCCCCACCGGCCTCCTGAATGACCTCTTGGCTGTCCCCCTGGATCATTCCGATGCCCAGGGGGTCTGCCAGGCCCTCGATCCAGCCTGTAAGGTTCGCCGGTATGCTGAGGAAGGCTTCTCGGATGCCCGGCCATGGGGAGAATGCCGGAGACTCGGCAGCCGCGTCAGGGGCTGGAGGGGAATCGGTTTCAGGAGCTGGGTTCGGGGCTGCCGCGGGGGCAGCAATCTGGGCATCAACTTGGGAGTAGAGGGAGTTTAGGGTTCCGACTACTGCTTCTTTTGCAAAGATGCCGGTGAAGAGGCCGACGGTGGCCGGCCAATTGTCTTCCTGGATTCCCATGGGTTGGAAGACCGGTTGAATGGTCTTTCCCATAAGGCTCAGGAGGGATTCTTCGGAATCCTGGTTGCCGATGCTGCCGTCGGTTCCGATGGAGTTTAGAATGCCCAGAACTGCCACTGCTATCAGAATCACCTTACCCGCCCGGAGACTGAACTGCCCCAGACGACGGCCCACCGAGGAAACCAGAGGCACTATCCTCGGCGCCTGGTAGGGGGGCAGTTCCATGATGAAGGGGGTGGGCGGTCCGGTGAAGAGGGTGCGCTTTACCAGCAGGCCGGTTCCTATGGCCAGGACAGCGCCGGTTATGTAGAGGGAAAACACCACAAGGCCCGAGGCGTCGGGAAAAAAGGCCGCAGCGAAGAGGGCGTAGACCGGCAGCCGCGCGCCGCAGGACATGAGGGGTGCCATGAAGCCGGTGATTATCCGGTCACGTTTATGTTCCAGGGTTCGGGTTGCCATGATGGCGGGCACGGTGCATCCGAATCCCACCAAAAGGGGAACAAAGGCCTTGCCCGGCAGACCGATGCTCCGTAACAGTCGGTCCATGACAAAGGCGGCCCGGGCCATGTACCCCGATTCCTCCAAGAGGGAGAGAACCAGGAACATCATACCCACCACGGGAATGAAGGTCGCCACGGTCTGTATGCCCGCTCCCAATCCGTCAGCCAGCAGCACTCGGAGAAACGCCGGTGCAGCCAGGGTGTTCAGCAAGGCGGCAGTACCGTCCACAAAAATAGTGCCAAAGAGAATATCAAAGAAGTCGATGAATGCTCCGCCGATGGTCATGGTCAACCAGAATGCCAGGTACATGACCCCCAGGAAAATGGGTATTCCCCAGACCCGGTGCATGGTGATTCTATCTGCCCTGGAGAGTCCCGGTCGTCCGCCCCTGCTCCGGCGGGAGGGAGGGGTTGGGGCTGCTCCGCCGGATTGATCGGGGCGGTGGTTAAGGCTGGATGTGCCGGGGGATGCGCAGCAGCTGCGGTTGGGTTTTCTTAGGGTATCCTGGGATATGCTGCGGATGAGCCGGTATTTTGCATCGGCTACCAGGATGTCGGGATCCATTTCCAGGGTCGCCTCCAGGGCGGCGGCGGAGCTGTTGAGGCGTTCCCGGATCCGGGGTGTTAATTCCTCATCCTGTTCGAGGTATTTGATTGCAAGCCACCGGGGAGAAACCGCCAAATCAGCGGCCAGGTCGCCAAGCAGGGTCTCCTGGGTTTTAATCCAGCCTTCCAGCTCCTCCGGATAGGGTACGACCGGGAGGGGTTGGGTATCTCTGGGGCGAGGGTGAGAGGGAGGGGGCGCCACAAGGGTGCCGAGCCGGCCGGCTAGGTCAGCCTGGTCCTGGCGGTTTCGGGCGTTTACTGCGGCCACGGGGATACCGCCCAGGGCCCGGGAGAGGGCCTGGGTGTTAATCTCCCGGGTAATACGGTCTGTTTTCGTGAGAACTACCATGAGGGGGGTGCCCATTTCCAGAAGCTGGAGGGTGAGGTAGAGATTGCGCTCCAGATTGGAGACGTCTACCAGATTCACCACCAGATCCGCCTGACCGGAGAGGATAAACCGCCGGGCCACCTGTTCATCCTCGGAATTCGCATTCAGGGAGTAGAGGCCGGGTAGATCCACCACCTGTACCGGCGAGGGCTTGCTTCCCCGGGGACCGTGATCCAGATTCGGGGCCTGGGTGGCGGCATCCTTGGTCCTCCTGGCTTCCCCCGGCAGGGTAAGAATCCCGTATACCTGTTCCACTGTTACGCCCGGCCAGTTTCCCGTGCGCTGGGTGCTGCCTGTAAGGCCGTTGAAGAGGGTGGTTTTGCCGCAGTTCGGGTTCCCGATGAGGGCGATGGTTGGTGCCTTGGTCGGGGCGGGGTGTTTGGCTGCGCCGGATCGGTCGGGGCTCATAGCTCTCCTCCTTTTGGATTGTCCCGGAAGATGAGAATTTCTGCCTCTGCCTTACGCAGGGAGAGATTGTATCCCCGGAGTTCGATCTCAATGGGATCCCCTAGGGGGGCAATGCCGGTTACATGGATTTCTTCTCCCGGGGTGAGCCCCATGGAGAGTAGGCTCCGGCGGTATGCGCTGCTGCCCGGGCGGTATCCGGCTATGGTCCCCCGGAATCCTTTTCGTAATATGGTGGTCATGGGTAGATCCTCCTTTAGCTGTGGTGGTTATGGTCTGGTTTCATTCCTAGGGGTGTTACCCCAATGGCTTGGACAAGTTCCTGACTCAGGGCTAGGAGACTATCTCCGGACTGAACGAGTCTGGTGCCCCCGTGCCTGTTTTCTACCATCATGATCCTGGAGCCCGGTAACAGTCCCTGGCTGATGGCCTGGGAACGCAGGGAGGGGCAGCAGGGCAGGGTTTGGATGATCGCCTCGCTGTGGGGCTGTACATCCCCAAGGGAAGTCGAGCCGGGGAGGTGCCTTCCGGGACCGATGCGGCGCCGGAATCCCCTCATCCTCCCGGGTGATGGGTTGTTTTGGCGGCCGAATCTTCCTACGCGGCCCCAGCCTCTATGAATCATGGTGTTCTCCTCGGGTATCCTGCATTAGCCGGGTGTTTAGCCTAAGGAAGCTCTCAAGAGTTAATGCAGATAAACAAAGTAAGAGGAGTCTAACATTGGATGTTCGGGTGGTCAATATGAATTTGGTTCAGATGGTATCTGAAGGGGGAAGTAGGGCTCGGATTGCCTGTTCCAGGGAGGAAAACCCAGGGGAAAGGTGGGAAAGACCGGTTCTCAGTCCGGGGAGGGTTTGATCTACTGCGGCCTGTTCAAGGGTTGCGGCAAGTTTGGCCACCCCGGGTGCGCTTATTCCCAGACTGCTGCCCTTGAGGGCGTGGCAGAGTTCACGAATTTCAGCCCAATCCCGGTCATCCCCCGGGTCGGTCTGCCGCCAGGCCGATAATCCATCCACGATCTCCCGGGCCCGGGGGAGATATCCTTCAAGCACCCTGGTAACGGTGTCGGCATCACCCATAAAGGTATCCAGGAG
The DNA window shown above is from Spirochaeta lutea and carries:
- a CDS encoding serine hydrolase: MNTRIWLVGLVALGLSAGLAHPVSGQTDDSREVPMVEQMARRVAASFLGQGDSDTPAPSSGGDGRVEAPEPVNPGDFHPDFLVQVPFTQIQAIFGQYGSQLGRVDRLEVTRLRNTELGDFALFFSQGFKVPMVLGIAAPEDPRITTLWLGNPAPVASGIQEIVDDVAALEGNTSLIVTAHPGGEPVTALNAGEVLNIGSTMKLFILSALADRIHRGQASWEDIVELRPKHRSLPSGFLHTWSEGAPFTLYSLAGLMISQSDNTATDILLDYLGPEAVEEYAMTHYGVTEASLPILSTRQLFQLKADHRARERFKAAPTAAQRRQIASQLGGELPDASSIFPGGRPVDVGSTGYLGTTASLQAVMTDLWLENEDERVREILSINPGIALDEQRVARIGYKGGSEPGAINMTLGVEAKNGRTYIISATWNNPSQGLNESRFVGLIQGLVDVLSAVESP
- a CDS encoding RelA/SpoT domain-containing protein, producing the protein MAQEDFFSRFNIDPLAFDRSGLRWSTLEDIARSYETIKPELHTLGRYVVDSLLKCTKVHSLNYRIKETDHLLEKIIRKTIADPSRNITPENVTQEVTDLIGIRALHLFKEDWINIHEYLQKHWNFAEAPTAYYRHGDSPRILDYYTEKQCRIQEHPHGYRSVHYLVESNPGKGRYIAEIQVRTIFEEAWGEIDHVVRYPYYTDNDMLVRLSSILNRLSADADELGTYMRYLKNQTETTERLHSRELADKNRIIDTLRRQINELSIDTKEKTRITGSLDELEQHRPPEPPRSSDHPWLDSFIDSPLFRTLSSRIDQIVRSEQFPPIEISPEEQQLVENAGSELFKILGDPQTVKRLLENPQTRSLIEQYHPQDPDQDRDQNSDGD
- a CDS encoding mechanosensitive ion channel family protein, which encodes MDNTVLTREFFNNSVLDYLLSAGLVLGGLLVLWALSWAIKQSPKNHDSGLGSMAGIALGLIRPLAVIGLIYAALTRLTLPQDLEGGIRVGLGLLAAFLVLRLLVAAAGNVLSRYLERRGPEEANRLKPLRAILSLLIWSLGFIFVLDNLGFNISAIVAGLGVSGIAVAIAAQGILGDLFNYFVILIDRPFEVGDFILFGDKMGTVQKVGIKTTRILTLAGEELVVSNSDLTKTQVHNFKKMKRRRIVFTFGVEYSTPKDRLEQLPKTLKSIIDDIPQASFDRCHFARFAGSSLDFETVYYVEVPDYAQYMDIQQEINLKLLEACRTLNVEFAFPTRTVHLQQ
- a CDS encoding ABC-F family ATP-binding cassette domain-containing protein, which encodes MIHLSGISVVHGDRVLFSKADLLVRRGDRIGLVGPNGAGKSTVFRLITGQEKPDSGSITMDPGVDLGYFSQETGEMQGGSLFETLIRGAGRVSQVARELTDLENRMADPEGFSEKDMDRYGELQEEFLNLDGYNLETKAETILTGLGFSRNRWDEPVESFSGGWKMRIALGQILLQNPTVLLMDEPTNHLDLESIVWLESWLNTFDGTIVMTSHDREFMTRLCSRTVEIAQGTITTYSGDYDFYLTERQIRREQLEATFKRQQAMLAKEEEFIARFAARASHAAQVQSRIKTIEKIDRVELPPDPKTMKIRFAPVQRSGDQVVVLENLEKSWPQEDGSRLQVFGGISATIARGDKIALTGINGAGKSTLLKVISGQTEPSSGVVTLGGSVEMGYFSQYSSDLLEPGNTILEEVQHRLPLATIGSIKSILGAFQFSGDDSEKKISVLSGGEKSRVMLACMLARPVNFLVLDEPTNHLDIESREVLLEALQEFDGTLILVSHDRYFLTRIANRVFEIDRGTMSVFEGDYPYYQEKTAALSR